A single window of Archangium gephyra DNA harbors:
- a CDS encoding MGMT family protein produces the protein MSTTVTITMQERRFFERIYQVVEQVPHGQVSTYGDIAIIVGGGCDARIVGLAMGDLGPRAAKVPWQRIINRSGGISTQGYNQRELLVAEGVEFDDKGKVYLDRFRWAGPGQEWAAKHGFTPLPARGSGKEEDKSQMRLF, from the coding sequence ATGTCCACGACCGTTACGATCACCATGCAGGAGCGAAGGTTCTTCGAGCGCATCTACCAGGTCGTCGAGCAGGTGCCGCACGGCCAGGTGTCCACCTACGGGGACATCGCGATCATCGTCGGGGGCGGGTGCGATGCGCGCATCGTGGGGCTGGCCATGGGGGACCTGGGGCCGCGCGCGGCCAAGGTGCCCTGGCAGCGGATCATCAACCGCTCGGGAGGCATCAGCACGCAGGGGTACAACCAGCGCGAGCTGCTGGTGGCCGAGGGCGTCGAGTTCGACGACAAGGGCAAGGTGTACCTGGATCGCTTCCGCTGGGCCGGGCCGGGCCAGGAGTGGGCGGCGAAGCACGGCTTCACCCCGCTGCCCGCGCGCGGCTCGGGCAAGGAGGAGGACAAGTCCCAGATGCGCCTGTTCTGA
- a CDS encoding right-handed parallel beta-helix repeat-containing protein, translating into MLRGAWVVMLLAAGAASAGTPVQGALVGDTTWTAAGSPYTMTGDVTVPSWATLTIEPGVQVIANTSDAMSSGLDTTLVELIVQGNLQVQGTDIAPVTFKATTAGSGRWRGIRVEAGTLTTLAGALIRDATYGLDVTNSGTSAILGTSTLSGNSTGAYVRSSGTLVMYQTVSHANTNYGVQVSSGTANLRYNTVVSNNSYGVYVSSTAGNLSLQNSIVSSNGNTGVYRFVSGTSTGTVTLSHNDVWNNVSGDYSGVTADANSFSANPLFVSTSTASPNFRLTSLSPARKAASDKISDLGALPYAGDVSPVLAGSIHENTTLSGAYTLSGDLTIPTGVTVTVAPGTTFTVATSDVLQSGLDTGLVELIARGSLQVLGTDSSPVTFKAATAGSGRWRGIRVEAGTTTALSGALIRDATYGLDVTNSGTTASLSSSTLTGNSTGAYVRSSGTLVMDHTVSHANTNYGVQVSSGTANLQYDTVVANSSYGVYVSSTAGSLSLQNSIVSSNGNTGVYRFISGTSTGTVTLSHNDVWNNVSGDYSGVTADANSFSANPLFVSTSTASPNFRLTSLSPARKAASDKSSDIGALPYAGDVTPILAGAIHENTTLSGAYTLSGDLTIPTGVTVTVAPGTTFTVATSDVLQSGLDTGLVELIARGSLQVLGTDSSPVTFKAATAGSGKWRGIRVEAGTTTALSGALIRDATYGLDVTNSGTTASLSSSTLTGNSTGAYVRSSGTLVMDHTVSHANTNYGVQVSNGTANLQYNTVVANSSYGVYVSSTAGSLSLQNSIVSSNGNTGVYRFISGTSTGTVSLSHNDVWNNVSGDYSGVTADANSFSANPLFVSSSNFRLTSYSPARKAASDKSSDIGALPYTGDVTPILAGAIHENTTLSGAYTLSGDLTIPTGVTVTVAPGTTFTVATSDVLQSGLDTGLVELIARGSLQVLGTDSSPVTFKAATAGSGRWRGIRVEAGTTTALSGALIRDATYGLDVTNSGTTASLSSSTLTGNSTGAYVRSSGTLVMDHTVSHANTNYGVQVSSGTANLQYDTVVANSSYGVYVSSTAGSLSLQNSIVSSNGNTGVYRFISGTSTGTVTLSHNDVWNNVSGDYSGVTADANSFSANPLFVSTSTASPNFRLTSLSPARKAASDKSSDIGALPYAGDVTPILAGAIHENTTLSGAYTLSGDLTIPTGVTVTVAPGTTFTVSTSDALQSGLDTGLVELIARGSLQVLGTDSSPVTFKAATAGSGRWRGIRVEAGTTTALSGALIRDATYGLDVTNSGTTASLSSSTLTGNSTGAYVRSNGTLAMDHTVSHANTNYGVQVSSGTANLQYNTVVSNNSYGVYVSSTAGSLSLQNSIVSSNGNTGVYRFISGTSTGTVTLSHNDVWNNVSSDYSGVTAGPSSISANPLFVSSSDFHLQATSPCRRISTAGTDIGALPYDERTVTSVQIVPASTTVDASGTTAFIARAYNSEGNPISDVAFTWSARSAAGTIDGNGVLTASCTPATITSAVTATSPNGVSASANVTIVPGPAAQVIVSPAATGIEAGASRLFLTTVKDRCGNIRTGDTIDWSTAPGTGTITSAGQYTATCSPGNYTGAVSARVGAVSGTANVFVSTGPLAKIVLSPLSPKLAKGGSQTFSATPTDSCGNTRTDTVSWAVVNGGGTISTSGVFTAGTAPGFYANTIQATAGSKVAQTDVTVLGGEVASLELSPSAPTVAPKGTVTFTVIARDELGNEVPADPTWSVVSGGGTIDASGVFTAGTVAGTYANTVRVVAGSASATATVTVVPGPADRIELSPSPALLAPGGTVRFTARVLDVHGNVRTDEVTWSLMSSLAGTLDSKTGDFTASTLAGTYTDVIRAEAAGRTALATVTIKPGALARLELSPLSASLGVGESVTFTVRGQDEYGNEVTLLPTWEILSGGGTINAGGTFTAGTVAGTYTDTVRVSAGGMSALATVVVKPGPVVSVSLAPGSPSLPTRGTVQFTATATDAFGNELATSPRGWSAHPSAGTITGTGLFTAGNVPGFYSDAIQVEVEGVKATTSVELSRRVARVEVSSTSASALPAGGSATFTARAFDSTGAEVSEVAFTWSALTSAGSIDSSGRLSVACSRATVPAAVTATAEGISGSVDVTIVAGPAASLALSPASVTLAAKGSTPFTASAEDRCGNALPPPSVTWSTVSGAGSINPAGQYTAPCSVGSLPSAVMAQLGSLSATANVTVTPGALATLSLSPASAEVAVTGTKQFSVVGADTCGNALTPAVSWEVVSGGGSVNGTGLFTAGTTAGSYADTLRVSASGVSASASLTVLPGPLASLSVTPARVELLPAGTVTFTAQGADSFGNPLPVSADWSVVAGGGGILPSGAFTAGSTAGTYTDTVRAAVPGFTASATVVVQSGSVSRLELMPTEVTLEPGQVRRFTAQAFDVFGNRVDAPLTWSVATPEVGTIDGDGSFTAGTVAGSYPEAVRVSTGGITAVAQVLVVAGPTARVELSPLAPEVRTGGTVRFTARALDAHGNQRSGVPAWTARPEAGSITSEGVFTASSVAGDYATAVTGTIDGVSASTSVKVLSSGGTDGGDGGTDGGDGGQHVPDPGGCGCSSAADASAPLMALLVLALGATRRRRSRA; encoded by the coding sequence ATGCTACGAGGCGCATGGGTGGTGATGCTGTTGGCGGCGGGAGCCGCCTCGGCGGGCACCCCCGTTCAGGGAGCACTCGTCGGTGACACGACGTGGACCGCGGCCGGCAGTCCCTACACGATGACGGGTGACGTGACCGTCCCCTCGTGGGCGACGCTGACGATCGAGCCCGGTGTTCAGGTCATCGCCAACACCTCGGATGCCATGAGCTCGGGGCTCGATACGACCCTGGTGGAGCTCATCGTCCAGGGCAACCTGCAGGTGCAGGGCACCGACATCGCCCCCGTCACCTTCAAGGCCACCACTGCTGGCTCCGGCAGGTGGCGTGGCATCCGCGTGGAGGCAGGCACCCTCACCACCCTCGCCGGTGCCCTCATCCGCGACGCCACCTACGGTCTGGATGTCACCAACTCCGGCACCTCCGCCATCCTGGGCACCAGCACCCTGAGCGGCAACTCCACCGGCGCCTATGTCCGCTCCAGCGGCACGCTGGTCATGTACCAGACCGTCTCCCACGCCAACACCAACTACGGCGTCCAGGTGAGCAGCGGCACCGCCAACCTCCGGTACAACACCGTCGTCTCCAACAACTCCTACGGTGTCTACGTCTCCAGCACCGCCGGCAACCTCTCGCTGCAGAACAGCATCGTCTCCAGCAACGGCAACACCGGCGTCTACCGCTTCGTCTCCGGCACCTCCACCGGCACCGTGACGCTCTCCCACAACGACGTGTGGAACAACGTCTCCGGCGACTACTCCGGTGTCACCGCCGACGCCAACAGCTTCTCCGCCAACCCCCTCTTCGTCTCCACCTCCACCGCCTCCCCCAACTTCCGCCTCACCTCCCTCTCCCCCGCTCGCAAGGCCGCCTCCGACAAGATCTCGGACCTTGGCGCCCTGCCCTACGCGGGAGATGTCTCCCCCGTCCTCGCTGGCTCCATCCACGAGAACACCACCCTCTCGGGCGCCTACACCCTGTCGGGTGACCTCACCATCCCCACCGGCGTCACCGTCACCGTCGCCCCGGGCACCACCTTCACCGTCGCCACCAGCGACGTGCTCCAGTCTGGCCTCGACACGGGCCTGGTGGAGCTCATCGCCCGCGGCTCCCTGCAGGTGCTCGGCACCGACTCCAGCCCCGTCACCTTCAAGGCCGCCACCGCTGGCTCCGGCAGGTGGCGCGGCATCCGCGTGGAGGCGGGCACTACCACCGCCCTCTCCGGTGCCCTCATCCGCGACGCCACCTACGGCCTGGACGTCACCAACTCCGGCACCACGGCCAGCCTCTCCTCCAGCACCCTCACCGGCAACTCCACCGGCGCCTATGTCCGCTCCAGCGGCACGCTGGTCATGGACCACACTGTCTCCCACGCCAACACCAACTACGGCGTCCAGGTGAGCAGCGGCACCGCCAATCTCCAGTACGACACCGTCGTCGCCAACAGCTCCTACGGTGTCTACGTCTCCAGCACCGCCGGTAGCCTCTCGCTGCAGAACAGCATCGTCTCCAGCAACGGCAACACCGGCGTCTACCGCTTCATCTCCGGCACCTCCACCGGCACCGTGACGCTTTCCCACAACGACGTGTGGAACAACGTCTCCGGCGACTACTCCGGTGTCACCGCCGACGCCAACAGCTTCTCGGCCAACCCGCTCTTCGTCTCCACCTCCACCGCCTCCCCCAACTTCCGCCTCACCTCCCTTTCTCCCGCTCGCAAGGCCGCCTCCGACAAGTCCTCGGATATTGGCGCCCTGCCCTACGCGGGAGATGTCACTCCCATCCTCGCGGGTGCCATCCACGAGAACACCACCCTCTCGGGCGCCTACACCCTGTCGGGTGACCTCACCATTCCCACCGGTGTCACCGTCACCGTCGCCCCGGGCACCACCTTCACCGTCGCCACCAGCGACGTGCTCCAGTCCGGCCTCGACACGGGCCTGGTGGAGCTCATCGCCCGTGGCTCCCTGCAGGTGCTCGGCACCGACTCCAGTCCCGTCACCTTCAAGGCCGCCACCGCTGGCTCTGGCAAGTGGCGTGGCATCCGCGTGGAAGCGGGCACCACCACCGCCCTCTCCGGCGCCCTCATCCGCGACGCCACCTACGGTCTGGACGTCACCAACTCCGGCACCACTGCCTCCCTCTCCTCCAGCACCCTCACCGGCAACTCCACCGGCGCCTACGTCCGCTCCAGCGGCACGCTGGTCATGGACCACACCGTCTCCCACGCCAACACCAACTACGGCGTCCAGGTGAGCAACGGCACCGCCAACCTCCAGTACAACACCGTCGTCGCCAACAGCTCCTACGGTGTCTACGTCTCCAGCACCGCCGGTAGCCTCTCGCTGCAGAACAGCATCGTCTCCAGCAACGGCAACACTGGTGTCTACCGCTTCATCTCCGGCACCTCCACCGGCACCGTGTCGCTCTCTCACAACGACGTGTGGAACAACGTCTCCGGCGACTACTCCGGTGTCACCGCCGACGCCAACAGCTTCTCCGCCAACCCACTCTTCGTCTCTTCCTCCAACTTCCGCCTCACCTCCTACTCCCCTGCCCGCAAGGCTGCCTCCGACAAGTCCTCGGATATTGGCGCCCTGCCCTACACGGGGGATGTCACTCCCATCCTCGCGGGTGCCATCCACGAGAACACCACCCTCTCGGGCGCCTACACCCTGTCGGGTGACCTCACCATCCCCACCGGCGTCACCGTCACCGTCGCCCCGGGCACCACCTTCACCGTCGCCACCAGCGACGTGCTCCAGTCTGGCCTCGACACGGGCCTGGTGGAGCTCATCGCCCGTGGCTCCCTGCAGGTGCTCGGCACCGACTCCAGTCCCGTCACCTTCAAGGCCGCCACCGCTGGCTCCGGCAGGTGGCGCGGCATCCGCGTGGAGGCGGGTACCACCACCGCCCTCTCCGGTGCCCTCATCCGCGACGCCACCTACGGCCTGGACGTCACCAACTCCGGCACCACGGCCAGCCTCTCCTCCAGCACCCTCACCGGCAACTCCACCGGCGCCTATGTCCGCTCCAGTGGCACGCTGGTCATGGACCACACCGTCTCCCACGCCAACACCAACTACGGCGTCCAGGTGAGCAGCGGCACCGCCAATCTCCAGTACGACACCGTCGTCGCCAACAGCTCCTACGGTGTCTACGTCTCCAGCACCGCCGGTAGCCTCTCGCTGCAGAACAGCATCGTCTCCAGCAACGGCAACACCGGCGTCTACCGCTTCATCTCCGGCACCTCCACCGGCACCGTGACGCTCTCCCACAACGACGTGTGGAACAACGTCTCCGGCGACTACTCCGGTGTCACCGCCGACGCCAACAGCTTCTCGGCCAACCCGCTCTTCGTCTCCACCTCCACCGCCTCCCCCAACTTCCGCCTCACCTCCCTCTCCCCCGCTCGCAAGGCCGCCTCCGACAAGTCCTCGGATATTGGCGCCCTGCCCTACGCGGGAGATGTCACTCCCATCCTCGCGGGTGCCATCCACGAGAACACCACCCTCTCGGGCGCCTACACCCTGTCGGGTGACCTCACCATTCCCACCGGTGTCACCGTCACCGTCGCCCCGGGCACCACCTTCACCGTCTCCACCAGCGACGCGCTCCAGTCCGGCCTCGACACGGGCCTGGTGGAGCTCATCGCCCGCGGCTCCCTGCAGGTGCTCGGTACCGACTCCAGCCCCGTCACCTTCAAGGCCGCCACCGCTGGCTCTGGCAGGTGGCGCGGCATCCGCGTGGAAGCGGGCACCACCACCGCCCTCTCCGGTGCCCTCATCCGCGATGCCACCTACGGTCTGGACGTCACCAACTCCGGCACCACGGCCTCCCTCTCCTCCAGCACCCTCACCGGTAACTCCACCGGCGCCTACGTCCGCTCCAACGGCACGCTGGCCATGGACCACACCGTCTCCCACGCCAACACCAACTACGGCGTCCAGGTGAGCAGCGGCACCGCCAACCTCCAGTACAACACCGTCGTCTCCAACAACTCCTACGGTGTCTATGTCTCCAGCACCGCCGGTAGCCTCTCGCTGCAGAACAGCATCGTCTCCAGCAACGGCAACACCGGCGTCTACCGCTTCATCTCCGGCACCTCCACCGGCACCGTGACGCTCTCCCACAATGACGTGTGGAACAACGTCTCCAGCGACTACTCCGGCGTTACCGCGGGTCCCAGCAGCATTTCCGCCAACCCCCTCTTCGTCTCTTCCTCCGACTTCCACCTGCAGGCCACCTCGCCCTGCCGCCGCATCAGCACCGCGGGCACGGACATCGGCGCCCTGCCCTACGACGAGAGGACCGTGACCTCCGTGCAGATCGTTCCGGCCAGCACCACCGTGGACGCCTCCGGGACCACCGCCTTCATCGCCCGCGCCTACAACTCGGAGGGCAACCCCATCAGCGACGTGGCCTTCACCTGGAGCGCCAGGTCCGCCGCCGGCACCATCGACGGCAATGGCGTGCTGACCGCCTCCTGCACCCCCGCGACCATCACCTCGGCCGTCACCGCCACCAGTCCCAATGGCGTGAGCGCCAGCGCGAACGTCACCATCGTTCCCGGCCCGGCGGCCCAGGTCATCGTCTCGCCCGCGGCGACGGGGATCGAGGCCGGCGCCTCGCGCCTCTTCCTCACCACCGTGAAGGATCGCTGCGGCAACATCCGCACCGGCGACACCATCGATTGGAGCACCGCCCCCGGCACCGGCACCATCACCTCCGCCGGCCAGTACACCGCCACCTGCTCGCCGGGGAACTACACGGGCGCGGTCAGCGCTCGCGTGGGCGCCGTCTCCGGCACCGCGAACGTGTTCGTCTCCACGGGCCCGCTCGCGAAGATCGTCCTCTCGCCGCTGTCCCCCAAGCTCGCGAAGGGCGGCTCTCAGACCTTCAGCGCCACGCCCACCGACAGCTGCGGCAACACCCGGACGGACACCGTCTCCTGGGCGGTCGTCAACGGGGGCGGAACCATCAGCACCTCGGGCGTCTTCACCGCCGGCACGGCTCCGGGCTTCTACGCCAACACCATCCAGGCCACCGCGGGCTCCAAGGTGGCCCAGACGGACGTCACGGTGCTGGGTGGCGAGGTCGCCTCGCTGGAGCTCTCGCCGAGCGCCCCCACGGTGGCGCCCAAGGGAACGGTGACCTTCACGGTCATCGCGCGTGACGAGCTCGGCAACGAGGTCCCCGCCGATCCCACGTGGTCGGTTGTCAGCGGGGGCGGCACCATCGACGCCTCGGGTGTCTTCACCGCGGGCACCGTGGCCGGCACCTATGCGAACACGGTCCGCGTCGTGGCCGGCAGCGCGTCGGCCACCGCCACCGTCACCGTCGTGCCCGGGCCCGCCGATCGGATCGAGCTGAGCCCCTCGCCCGCCCTGCTCGCTCCGGGCGGCACGGTGCGCTTCACCGCCCGGGTGCTGGATGTCCACGGCAACGTCCGGACGGACGAGGTCACCTGGAGCCTGATGTCCTCGCTGGCCGGAACGCTCGACTCCAAGACGGGTGACTTCACCGCGAGCACCCTGGCCGGTACCTATACGGACGTCATCCGCGCGGAGGCGGCCGGACGCACCGCCCTGGCCACCGTCACCATCAAGCCCGGTGCCCTGGCGAGGCTGGAGCTGAGCCCCCTGTCGGCCTCGCTCGGCGTGGGCGAGTCCGTGACCTTCACCGTCCGGGGCCAGGATGAGTACGGCAACGAGGTGACGCTCCTGCCCACCTGGGAGATCCTCAGCGGCGGCGGCACCATCAACGCCGGTGGCACCTTCACCGCGGGCACCGTGGCCGGCACGTACACCGACACCGTCCGGGTGAGCGCCGGGGGCATGAGCGCCCTGGCCACCGTGGTGGTGAAGCCGGGCCCCGTCGTGAGCGTCAGCCTCGCGCCGGGCAGCCCCTCGCTGCCCACCCGTGGCACGGTGCAGTTCACCGCCACGGCCACGGATGCCTTCGGCAATGAGCTGGCCACCAGTCCGCGCGGTTGGTCGGCCCACCCGTCCGCCGGCACCATCACCGGCACCGGCCTGTTCACCGCGGGCAATGTCCCCGGCTTCTACTCGGACGCCATCCAGGTCGAGGTGGAGGGCGTGAAGGCCACCACGAGCGTGGAGCTCTCCCGCCGCGTCGCGCGGGTGGAGGTGTCCAGCACGAGCGCCTCGGCCCTGCCCGCGGGAGGCTCCGCCACCTTCACCGCCCGCGCCTTCGACTCCACGGGCGCGGAGGTGAGCGAGGTGGCCTTCACCTGGAGTGCCCTGACGTCCGCGGGCAGCATCGACTCGAGCGGACGGCTGTCCGTCGCGTGCTCGCGGGCCACCGTTCCCGCGGCCGTGACGGCCACCGCCGAGGGCATCTCCGGCAGCGTGGACGTCACCATCGTCGCAGGCCCGGCCGCGTCCCTGGCGCTCTCTCCCGCCAGCGTCACGCTGGCGGCCAAGGGCTCCACCCCGTTCACCGCCTCCGCCGAGGACCGGTGCGGTAACGCGCTGCCCCCGCCCTCGGTGACGTGGAGCACGGTGAGCGGCGCGGGCTCCATCAACCCCGCGGGTCAGTACACAGCGCCTTGCTCCGTGGGCAGCCTGCCCTCGGCGGTGATGGCGCAGCTCGGGAGCCTGTCCGCCACGGCGAACGTCACGGTGACGCCGGGCGCGCTGGCCACGCTCTCCCTCAGCCCGGCCTCCGCCGAGGTGGCCGTCACTGGGACGAAGCAGTTCTCGGTGGTGGGCGCCGACACGTGCGGCAACGCGCTGACTCCGGCGGTGAGCTGGGAGGTGGTGTCCGGCGGTGGCTCGGTGAATGGCACCGGGTTGTTCACCGCGGGCACCACGGCGGGCAGCTACGCCGACACCCTGCGGGTGAGCGCGAGCGGCGTGTCCGCCAGCGCGAGCCTCACCGTGCTGCCCGGGCCGCTGGCCTCCCTCTCCGTCACTCCCGCGCGCGTCGAGCTGCTCCCGGCCGGGACGGTGACCTTCACGGCCCAGGGCGCGGACAGCTTCGGCAACCCCCTTCCGGTCTCCGCGGACTGGAGCGTGGTGGCGGGCGGCGGCGGCATCCTGCCGTCGGGTGCGTTCACCGCGGGCTCCACGGCTGGCACGTACACGGACACGGTGCGGGCGGCGGTCCCGGGCTTCACGGCGAGCGCCACCGTCGTCGTCCAGAGCGGGTCCGTCTCCCGCCTCGAGCTGATGCCCACGGAGGTCACGCTCGAGCCCGGCCAGGTGCGGCGCTTCACCGCCCAGGCCTTCGACGTGTTCGGCAACCGCGTGGACGCCCCGCTCACCTGGAGCGTCGCGACGCCGGAGGTGGGGACGATCGACGGCGACGGCTCCTTCACCGCGGGCACCGTGGCCGGGAGCTACCCGGAGGCGGTACGCGTGAGCACCGGCGGCATCACCGCCGTGGCCCAGGTCCTGGTGGTGGCCGGCCCCACGGCTCGCGTGGAGCTCTCGCCGCTGGCACCGGAGGTGAGGACCGGAGGCACGGTCCGCTTCACCGCGCGCGCGCTGGACGCCCACGGCAACCAGCGCTCCGGCGTACCGGCGTGGACCGCTCGTCCCGAGGCTGGCTCCATCACCTCGGAGGGTGTGTTCACCGCCAGCAGCGTGGCGGGTGACTACGCCACCGCGGTGACCGGCACGATCGACGGGGTGAGCGCCTCCACCTCGGTGAAGGTGCTCTCGTCGGGCGGCACGGACGGCGGAGACGGCGGCACGGATGGCGGAGACGGCGGGCAGCATGTGCCGGATCCGGGTGGCTGCGGCTGCTCGAGCGCGGCCGATGCCTCGGCGCCGCTGATGGCCCTGCTCGTGCTGGCGCTGGGGGCGACCCGGCGCCGTCGCTCGCGGGCCTGA
- a CDS encoding SDR family NAD(P)-dependent oxidoreductase translates to MADLILTGASRGIGHALALALAEKHTERLVLVARDRARLEALVADVERKGGRAIAVPGDLSSRAEARALGQRLAEAVAPGATLVHNAGLWPSKRELTPEGLEAAFVVNHLAPLVMQQALLEAGRLRRIMVVSAGLILKGHFDAARTPTGEDFSGIRTYCNTKLCFALAMRDVAAAHPELDVLVLHPGVVRTDLGVRTGPLGWLLSLVKRGWEAPEVCAARLARILARERWSPAGEARWLVEEEEQPWPAVAQDEATRRAVRDTTARLLAAA, encoded by the coding sequence ATGGCTGACTTGATCCTCACCGGCGCCTCGCGCGGTATCGGTCACGCGCTGGCCCTCGCCCTCGCGGAGAAGCACACGGAGCGCCTCGTCCTCGTCGCCCGGGACCGCGCCCGCCTGGAAGCCCTCGTCGCCGACGTGGAGCGCAAGGGCGGCCGTGCCATCGCCGTACCGGGGGACCTCTCGTCCAGGGCCGAGGCCCGGGCGCTCGGACAGCGGCTCGCGGAGGCCGTCGCCCCGGGCGCGACGCTCGTCCACAACGCCGGGCTGTGGCCGTCCAAGCGGGAGCTCACCCCCGAGGGACTCGAGGCCGCCTTCGTCGTCAATCACCTGGCGCCGCTCGTGATGCAGCAGGCGCTGCTCGAGGCCGGACGCCTGCGCCGCATCATGGTGGTGAGCGCCGGATTGATTCTGAAGGGGCACTTCGACGCGGCCCGCACGCCCACCGGCGAGGACTTCTCCGGCATCCGCACCTACTGCAACACCAAGCTCTGCTTCGCCCTCGCCATGCGCGACGTGGCGGCCGCCCACCCGGAGCTCGATGTCCTCGTCCTGCACCCGGGTGTGGTGCGCACGGACCTCGGGGTGCGCACGGGTCCGCTCGGCTGGCTGCTGTCGCTCGTGAAGCGCGGCTGGGAAGCTCCCGAGGTGTGTGCCGCGCGCCTCGCCCGCATCCTCGCGCGGGAGCGGTGGTCCCCCGCTGGCGAGGCCCGCTGGCTCGTCGAGGAGGAGGAACAGCCGTGGCCCGCCGTCGCCCAGGACGAGGCCACCCGGCGCGCGGTGCGGGACACCACCGCGCGCCTGCTCGCCGCCGCGTGA
- a CDS encoding reverse transcriptase family protein, whose translation MNLASLLLELKPLLADPDTHFERITELLERHQGLAEYEVARFYVSRHWQAPVERKLRSVDPRERLKGVRHLPLLFSSTLAARLLRPRVKDPDNRVAQSARAAVRKLGLADVAPPDLRGDPRYRHGAVGGWNPTGWNFGLFANELRGYRSRRVKRPPPTSGELPALRTRAEVAELVGVEESALDALMRPGTEAGSGYVDFEVPKRSGGVRRISAPRQALKEVQRALLDKVLARMTPHPAAHGFIEGRSTVSNAEPHVGATAVVRVDLEDFFPTVHYRRVKGLFLSHGYGDEVAGVLAGLTTHRAKLPDGTVVWPGVLPQGAPTSPAIANLVCRRMDARLTALAGKFGATYTRYADDLSFSFRAPPERLGRFFWWLNAILQQEGFTENGAKRRVMRQGSRQRVTGLTVNQKVSIPREERRRFKAILANCRQHGVASQARGRPDFERWLEGYAAYVRMVHPELGARWQGEVKALLGR comes from the coding sequence ATGAACCTCGCCAGCCTCCTCCTCGAGCTCAAGCCCCTGCTGGCGGACCCCGACACCCACTTCGAGCGCATCACGGAGTTGCTGGAGCGTCACCAGGGGCTCGCCGAGTACGAGGTGGCGCGCTTCTACGTGAGCCGTCACTGGCAGGCGCCCGTCGAGCGCAAGCTGCGCAGCGTGGACCCGCGCGAGCGGCTCAAGGGCGTGCGGCACCTCCCGCTGCTCTTCTCCAGCACCCTGGCGGCCCGGCTGCTCCGCCCGCGCGTGAAGGACCCCGACAACCGGGTGGCCCAGAGCGCGCGCGCCGCGGTGCGCAAGCTGGGGCTCGCGGACGTGGCGCCGCCGGATCTCCGGGGCGACCCTCGCTACCGCCATGGCGCCGTGGGCGGGTGGAACCCCACCGGCTGGAACTTCGGCCTCTTCGCGAACGAGCTTCGCGGCTACAGGTCCAGGCGGGTGAAGCGCCCGCCGCCCACCTCGGGCGAGCTGCCCGCGCTGCGCACCCGGGCCGAGGTGGCGGAGCTGGTGGGCGTGGAGGAGTCCGCGCTGGACGCGTTGATGCGTCCGGGCACGGAGGCGGGCTCGGGGTATGTGGACTTCGAGGTCCCCAAGCGCTCGGGTGGGGTGCGCCGCATCTCGGCGCCGCGCCAGGCGCTCAAGGAGGTGCAGCGGGCGCTCCTCGACAAGGTGCTCGCGCGCATGACGCCGCACCCGGCCGCGCACGGCTTCATCGAGGGCCGCTCCACGGTGAGCAACGCCGAGCCCCACGTGGGCGCCACGGCGGTGGTGCGGGTGGACCTCGAGGACTTCTTCCCCACGGTGCACTACCGCCGGGTGAAGGGCCTCTTCCTGTCGCACGGCTATGGGGACGAGGTGGCCGGAGTGCTCGCCGGGCTCACCACGCACCGCGCGAAGCTGCCGGACGGGACGGTGGTGTGGCCAGGGGTGCTGCCGCAGGGCGCGCCCACGTCGCCGGCCATCGCCAACCTCGTCTGCCGGCGCATGGATGCGCGCCTCACCGCGCTGGCCGGGAAGTTCGGCGCCACCTACACCCGCTACGCGGACGACCTGTCCTTCTCCTTCCGCGCGCCTCCCGAGCGCCTGGGCCGCTTCTTCTGGTGGCTCAACGCCATCCTCCAGCAGGAGGGCTTCACCGAGAACGGTGCCAAGCGGCGGGTGATGCGCCAGGGCTCGCGCCAGCGGGTGACGGGCCTCACGGTGAACCAGAAGGTCTCCATCCCCCGCGAGGAGCGGCGCCGCTTCAAGGCCATCCTCGCCAACTGCCGTCAGCACGGGGTGGCCTCGCAGGCCCGGGGCCGGCCGGACTTCGAGCGCTGGCTGGAGGGCTACGCGGCCTATGTCCGCATGGTCCACCCGGAGCTGGGCGCCCGCTGGCAGGGCGAGGTGAAGGCGCTGCTCGGCCGATGA